A segment of the Atribacteraceae bacterium genome:
ATTGAACAGGAAGCGGTTATTCCGGTCATCGATGCCGATTCTATTTACGAAGTCCCCCTGATTCTCGAGAACAAGGGAGTAGGCAACCTGATTTTGAGCAAGATGGGTCTCAGCGGTGGAGTAGTTGATCTCTCTGAATGGCAACGGATTGTCGAGCGCATGAACCATCCTGACGGAATGGTGACCATCGGGTTGATCGGAAAATACATCGATTCTAAAGACGCCTATTTGAGCATTTGTGAAGCGCTTCGACACAGTGGGGGACTTCAGGGACTTCGAGTTGCAATCCGAGCCCTTGAGGCGGAAAAAATTTCCAGCAGCAATCCGGAGGAATATTTCGCCGACTTGGATGGCATTCTGGTGCCGGGCGGCTTCGGACATCGGGGGATCGAAGGCAAAATCAAGGCGGCTCGCTTCGCTCGGGAAAAAGAGATTCCCTATTTTGGGATATGTCTGGGCATGCAGGTGGCGGTAATCGAATTCTCTCAGAATTGTGCTGGTCTCAACGGAGCCCACTCGACCGAGTTCGCCCCTCAAACCGCCTTTCCAGTCATCGATCTTTTGCCCTCACAGCGAAAGCTCGCCGCCATGGGAGGAACCATGAGGCTGGGGAATTACCGCTGTCTTCTGTCCGCTTCTCACAGTCGAGACATGTTTCAAGCCGACGAGATTCTCGAACGCCACCGCCACCGCTATGAATTCAATTCGAACTATATGACGACCCTCGAACGGGCGGGAATGGTTATGGCCGGTTTCAACCCGGAATTTGAAGTGGTGGAAATTATTGAACTTGAAAACCACCCCTGGTTTGTTGGAGTCCAGTTTCATCCGGAATTCAAGTCCCGCCCAAACCGACCCCATCCCTTGTTTCATGGCTTTCTTCAGGCGGCGGGCGAGTACCGCGCCCGCCATAAAAACCTCCGGAGGACGGCATGGGAACGATGACCGGCCCGATTGGCGTCATCGATTCCGGGATCGGGGGGCTGAGCGTAGTAACCGCCCTGCGCGACCTTCTCCCTCAGGAAGACATCGTCTACATCGCCGATCCAAAATACTTTCCTTATGGAGAAAAAACCACTGAAGAACTGCTGTGCATCATCCGACCTTTTTTCTCCTTTTTTCTGGATGAGTTCTCCACTAAGCTGGTAGTAACGGCTTGCGGGTCAGTGAGTGCGACTTGCCTGCCGTTCCTTAACCGAGAGATTCCGGTACCAGTGATCGGTATCGTTGAGCCAGGAGTGAATGAAGCGATTGCCATTACGCAAACCAGGACCATCGCCGTTCTGGCGACCAATGCGACGGTCAAAAGCGGCATGTTCCGGCGGCTCATCGAACGCGTCGGTCGGAACCTCCGGGTGATCGAAAAAGCTTGGCCCGAATTCATTGAAGCGGTCGAGCGGGGAGAATATCATACACCTTCCTGGTTTTCCCAAGTCAGTCGGGAACTAGAATCGCTCCGCTCCCAGGGAGCCGATACGGTAATTATGGGCTGTACGCATTTTTCCTTGATCACCGCCTTTTTTGAGGAGGCAGCGGATTCACGAATCAGGATCGTCGACCCGGCCAAAGCCTGTGCCCGCGAAGTAAAAACCTGTCTTGATGTTACCGGGACAACGGGTAGTGGGAACGGTCAAACCCTTATGTATGTACGGGGTGAGCGCAGCCATTTTCATTGGGTGTTGGACATGTTGAATGGAGTGACCTTCCAGTCACTCAACAGTTTTCCAGAAGAATATGACGTTGTGTCTAGAAGATCGCAATGCGCTTTTCCATCATGCGCAAGAATTATCCGAACCAAATGATGGTTTTCCCCGACGCGGCGGATCGCAACCTTTCCCCTTGGAATCCCGAAGATTTTCCGGAGCCGGGGATGAATGATACACCGGTTGTCCGATTTCGGTCGTATGCCAAAATCAACTGGTATTTACACATTCTGGGCCTGCGCAGCGACGGGTATCATGATATCGATTCGCTGGTTCAGTTAATCTCGCTTCATGACGAAATCGAAATTTCCCCTAGCGATTCCGTTGACCGGATTATTTGTAATTACAAGATTCCAACTGGAAAGAACAGCCTATTGATCCGGGCACTGAACGGTTTGCGGGAGAGGAACCCCATTCTCCGCCGGCAGCACTTTTCGATTAGGATCAGAAAATCGATTCCACCCTGTGGCGGACTCGGCGGAGGGAGCAGCAACGTGGCTGGTCTCTTGTGTGTATTTAGCAGGTTTTACCCTTCCCAGTACGCATTATCCGATCTATCCGAGCATGCCTCCACCTTGGGTTCCGATGTTCCTTTTTTCGCCAGTGGATATTCGGTTGCCCGGATGCAGGGACGCGGTGAAAAGTTGTCTCCCGTCCATCCTGGCCCGGAACGCTTTTTAGTGCTTGCGTTTCCCGAATTCGGCGTACCGACTAAATGGGCATATCGAGAATGGGATCGTCGGAATCGGCAATACCCGCACCCCGGCGGTTTGCCTACTGAGGTGCATGCCCTCTTGAATGCCGGAGGTTCCCCCAACATTCTTGAACTTATCCGGAATGACTTTGAAGACGTGGTCTTTTCTCATTATCCGGCGCTTTTGACTTTAAAACAGA
Coding sequences within it:
- a CDS encoding CTP synthase, which gives rise to KEEIFCLREESKAEISIVEIGGTVGDIESLPFLEAIRQIKNDIGRNNCLYVHVTLIPFLEAAGELKSKPTQHSVKELRSIGIQPDVIICRSSRTITREVVSKIALFCDIEQEAVIPVIDADSIYEVPLILENKGVGNLILSKMGLSGGVVDLSEWQRIVERMNHPDGMVTIGLIGKYIDSKDAYLSICEALRHSGGLQGLRVAIRALEAEKISSSNPEEYFADLDGILVPGGFGHRGIEGKIKAARFAREKEIPYFGICLGMQVAVIEFSQNCAGLNGAHSTEFAPQTAFPVIDLLPSQRKLAAMGGTMRLGNYRCLLSASHSRDMFQADEILERHRHRYEFNSNYMTTLERAGMVMAGFNPEFEVVEIIELENHPWFVGVQFHPEFKSRPNRPHPLFHGFLQAAGEYRARHKNLRRTAWER
- the murI gene encoding glutamate racemase, which codes for MGTMTGPIGVIDSGIGGLSVVTALRDLLPQEDIVYIADPKYFPYGEKTTEELLCIIRPFFSFFLDEFSTKLVVTACGSVSATCLPFLNREIPVPVIGIVEPGVNEAIAITQTRTIAVLATNATVKSGMFRRLIERVGRNLRVIEKAWPEFIEAVERGEYHTPSWFSQVSRELESLRSQGADTVIMGCTHFSLITAFFEEAADSRIRIVDPAKACAREVKTCLDVTGTTGSGNGQTLMYVRGERSHFHWVLDMLNGVTFQSLNSFPEEYDVVSRRSQCAFPSCARIIRTK
- the ispE gene encoding 4-(cytidine 5'-diphospho)-2-C-methyl-D-erythritol kinase, which produces MRFSIMRKNYPNQMMVFPDAADRNLSPWNPEDFPEPGMNDTPVVRFRSYAKINWYLHILGLRSDGYHDIDSLVQLISLHDEIEISPSDSVDRIICNYKIPTGKNSLLIRALNGLRERNPILRRQHFSIRIRKSIPPCGGLGGGSSNVAGLLCVFSRFYPSQYALSDLSEHASTLGSDVPFFASGYSVARMQGRGEKLSPVHPGPERFLVLAFPEFGVPTKWAYREWDRRNRQYPHPGGLPTEVHALLNAGGSPNILELIRNDFEDVVFSHYPALLTLKQIMIDEGCHHAFMSGSGSTLVGVAGNDEQAQEIAESLRNRGFQALPVSTRLPESEPKNTID